The Solea senegalensis isolate Sse05_10M linkage group LG14, IFAPA_SoseM_1, whole genome shotgun sequence genomic sequence ACTTTGAACTGTTTGAAAAGTTTTTCTGACTCCTGTAGAAGGAGAAGCAGCCAGAGACACAGTGACAACATGAAATCTGTCAGTGGAcgtcacgtctttatctcactgtcagacagacttttccaacaggaaactcaagtttgtaaaccactcactctcccacaccaatgaccagagagaaaatcagtgattttaatatcacagggacacaggagctgctggtcctctgctgcctcgtgtggtcactttgtgtcactgaggccaatctgaacaaaggatttcaaacactaaaatcagtgatggaggcagcagtgtgtgtgtgatgttaaaatcactagttttctctgtggactttggtgtaggagagtgagtggtttacaaccttctgtctgacagtgagataaagacgtgaacatgtggacgatgtagattttattaggcaAGTCTTTAATTGAGTTGAGTTGACTGCTCgcctggttctcagcagcagggggcgctgacACTGTGTCAGAACCTCgtctaaaaacaacattttctctgCATTACTGGAATGGACATGTTTTCTGGAGTCGTGTTGAGATGTTCTGAGATCTGATGATGCTCCTCACCTGCCCGTAGATCTCAGCAGAGGGCGAGGATCTGGATCTCTCATGCACACAGCTGGTACTCTTTCTGTCCTCTGGTCTGGTCTCCAGGATGTCATCAGCTGAGCGGTACCTCCCAGACGCCCGTGTTTCCGCTGGGTTCTTCTGAGGGTTCCACCTTGCCTCGTACTCGGCGAAGGTGCCCAGTCTTTGCTGGTCGAGGACAGACTGCTTGTGTGTCTGCGCGTCCTCGTCACTGCCGAGTCCTTTCACCGCGTCTCCTGTTGCCGTGACAGAGGCGTGGTCCTCATGGCTGTGAGAGGACAAGTGTTTGGACAATCCTGGGTTGTCACCTTGTGATAAGAGCATCTGCTGGTCTAAGGAGGAGCTTGTATTTTCATGACAAGAAACGCCGACCTGGTGGATTTTGTCCGGCTCAGAGAACGATCTGACTTTCTTCTCCGTAGGAAAACGCTTCCGGCCTCCGATGCGAGTCACCGGCGCAGCAGCAGGACCTGATTTAGTAGATGCTAATTCAGAGAGTGTCGGCAAAGGGGGGACATCTCTGCGACCCAGCGCTGATGACGGGTAGCTCGGCAAAGACTCTGCTGCAGAGTTCTCCCCGAGGACAGGCTCCAGGTCTTTCCTCCTGAAAGACGTAGCTTTGAGGACCCTTGCCTGAGCCTCCTTCAGGTGATCCTTGTAGATGTTGGTGAAGGAACTGTCAGGAGACATTGGGGTGGACTTCCAGACGTCCTGGTCTTCTTCAGTCTCATCCTCAGCACATTGAAGCGCGGCCGCACTCTTACTTTTCTGCAGCTTCGCTTTTCTCATCTGGATTTCGTTCCTCAGCGTTGTGGCGAAGCGCTCGTTACGTTTCATCTGCTTGTTGTCGGGAGACTCTTCAGAGGCGGAGCCTTTGGGTTTCTCCCACGGCTCTGCGGCGTCCAAAGACAGCGAGTGCAGCATGGGCGTGGCGTGGGCACTGATCTTGCGGACGTCCTGCGGGACATCTCTGGGTTGTAGCGGGAGAGACCTTCTGTTTTCAGATGGTCGTGTCGGCGGGAAACTCGAGTTCTGGATTTCCgcattttgtgcattttgtcCTCTCTGGCGCCCCCTGTCATCAGAGATTTCTGGTACAGTTGGAACATGGTGCCTGTTGTATCCATTACTGTCTTTGCCGTGTTGTTGAGGCAGAGGATACTTGGCTTTGCTGGTCGTTTGCGGGCTGACAGATTTGCGCTCACTCCCACTCTCTGCTCCACTGAAGCTCCGCCTCTCCTCTGGTTTCCCTGACATCAGCTGTGGGTGTGTCTGCGTGGGCTGACACGTTGTGACGCAGTAGTAGCGGCTGTGTGAGCTGCTGTCACTGTTCTGCTCTGCAGCTGTGGCAGACAAGCTCCTCCTCTGGTTGGTGGGCGGTTCTTGTGTGCTACATTGGTAGCCACTGGCGCTCTGAGGCTTTGATGTTGGCCGCGGCGGCGAGTAAAAAGTGCTTTTGTCGCTGTGGTGTCTGGGATGGTGGGGCTGACTTTGAAGAACGTCACTGCTGGATGTGGAGAACTGCTTGTTCAGGCCAAACTGGGTGTGGTTGCCTTGGTTTTTCAGGGGAAGGTTGTGGCTGCGGAGGTGTTCTGCGTTAGCCTCAGACGAGCTGCGTGACTCGGGTTCTTCGGTGATCACGAGCCCCCGTTCATGAACCTTAGTCGCAGCAAAACTGTCCCTGCGTGCCGGTGGAGGAGGCGGTGGAGGGGAGGCGCTGCTCTTCTTTTTCTCAGGAACATGCCACACAGGTCCAAAGTTGCTTCTATTGGAGGAGGACTGTCGGGAGCCGGCCGGGTCCTCGGTCTGCAGAGCCTCAGAACCCGGCATCTGAAAGTACATGAGCTTGTCGTCCTGTTTGCCTCCCTCTGCCACACCGTGGCTGTTTCTGCTGCCGTGTTTTCCTCCGGCGTCCCACTGGCTGACTTTGTAGAGCACGTTCTCCGTCGAGGCGGCGTTGCTCTTTGAGAGCGTGTAGTCCGGAGTTCCTGAGctggtggagaaggagctgtACGCTGAGTCCCGCTTCCCTCCACCCAGGTGCTCCATGCTGTTGTTGGACTTGGCAGGCGAGAGCTGACCGGCAGTGTAAGGATGTGGAACATGCTCTAGACTGTCCATGCTGCCCAGAGAGCTGAACTGGTCGGACACTCGGCGCAGGTTGGTCTGCTCCCAGCCAGACGACAGGTCAGCGGAGGACGAGCTGGAAGTTAATGACAATGATAAAGTCAGAGTTCATCATTCTCTGACGCTTTAGAATCTATGTGTATCTAAAAACCATGCATCTGTCATTACAGTTAGATTTAggagtacattacattacattacatgtcatttagcagacgcttttatccaaagcgacttacaatggaattgagtacagtcagcgaggggtggaatcgaacttgcgaccattgcgaccatgatgtttttcgcacatagggtaccggtcttaccCACTGAGCAGGAGTAGGAGTAGgagttttgaagtgtggttaaaTAAGGCACTGAGACTGCTGACTGctctgtgagcgccccctgcagctGAGAACCAAAATGGCCAGTCtctcaacacaaacactcaactaataatatattttaccaacaggaaactgaggtttgtaagctacacacacacacaaacttctaatgtctgattttgtcactttggctttaAGAGTCCtagttttgaatgttttccctgAGCTGGTGActcctcatacaaccacaatgTCCCTTTAACCTTCATTCACTCCGATCAATGTCGTTAAGAAACTTCTGTCACACACAATCAACACATTCTCACAGTTACCTTGCATCATATCTGTTGTGCCACACTGGTGGGGGCGGAGACTGTGTTTTGGCAGCTTCTGATTGGTTCTCGTTGAACTTGGTGGAGTGCCAGGAGTGAGGCCTGCTTATGGGTTCATTCCGCCTGCAGAGacgtgcaaaaaaacaaacaaacctggtTTAGAGAaagtgatgtgtgatgtgtgtgcacGTCCATGTATGAAAACTAAAGGTTTGACAGATGAAGCAGATTTTCCTGCGTCTTTACAAACACgtttacattcacacatgttTCTAATCTACGTCGAAGTGGCAACTCTCCCTCTGTTGACAATACAAGGTAAACACAACATAGCAACACACatcaaatatgaatgaatatgaacAGTGAGAGCAGGTAATAAACCACAGAGGAATGAAggtgattattgttattattgttattattgttattatgatgatgagtgacaggaggagagaggaggaggagtttctACGATGAAGCCACACAACTGTACCTCATGGAACTTCGCAAAATCTTGGTGAGAAAGCTTCTTGCCACATGCACGTCATTCTCTGAGGGCATTTTCTGAGCTACTATATCCACCATTTTCATGTTCCTgggcgcgcgcgcacacacacacacacacacacacacacacacacagagtcacagaagaAGACATGACGGTTAAAGACGTAACTCGTTCCACTCTACAGTCCCAGCACGCCTCGTCACGACACggtttactttgtttttcatgacttcatagctcctccccaacatgggcggagtcatcacagcatggTGACGTGGTTTTTCACGCTTTTCAagtgaatcattaaaaagatttgtccTTCAGTCCGTGAACGTGGTCATgattcagcagtgctgtctctctgtgaaaCATTGACATCTGAGacgtttcctttgctaaatgctgcagattaacacatgttttcaggatttttaagtctttaactttgatctacagttggactttgtcggctttgattcttgtgtcgcacGCGGCGCTCAGGAAGCAggaagcaggaagcaggttctctcactgatggagaagaataATAAGTGTGCCGTGCTGGAACTGAGTCATGTTTtccaaaacaaagacatcaaaCTGATAAAATAGCTTGTTGGTCCATTGGGGCATTGTACTGTTGTATTGTCAACATCATCAAAATCCCCTAAAATAGAACATTTCTTTGCCCACTCCTCGTGCAGATGTGGTGGTGATTTGCTTCTCGGTTTATCCCGGCTCAGCGTCAAAACGAATTGTCCAATTGACGCAATCACTGGGGAGTCAATCACATTGCTCAGAGGTATCCCAGCCTATGATCTGATGGGATTTAAACCGGCAACCCTACAGTTACAAGCCCCCATGAATTTTCACAGAACTAATGCCGCAAATGGTATCAAATATGGACATCTCTAACCGGGTGCATCATTAAACCTGCATTCATGACATTAAAGCACTTTCAGgattattcaaacaaaaatatcaagactttcattgagaaaatcacagaaaacttTTGACTGAAAGAAGTGTCAGTGACGGCATTATTTATAATgtttgagaacaaaaatgtgtgagtAAAGTATCCTGTGATTGAGTTACATCAACAATAATCACTCTAAACttttaataatgtgatttaaagtgtGATGCCAATTATTACAATTTGGCAAAAACTGTCCTGATTAATCTGATTAATCTCCCTCCAGTGAACACCCGGTCAGATTAGCGCCTGTAACTCTGAGCTGATGACAGACGTGCAACTGGCTGCTGTATGAGAGCTCCCTCTAGTGGTTGCATGTGTTGTTGCAACATGTTTTCACACGTCATAGAGCAGCTGAGCTTGCAGCTCAGACTCCACGGACATCACTGACACATGGTCACAAcctcagcagcatcatcatcatcatctcacacAGATTATCGTGATAAAACATTGagtttagccacttaacaaaaaccctcacgtcagtttaagtctacaatatcttaagaacatgttcatgtctttatttaactgacttttccaacaggaaatttaagtttgtaaatcactcactctcccacaccaaagtccacagagaaaatcagtgattttaacatcacacacacacacaggagttgttgacccactactgcctccatcactaaattctaATCTCTGATTTTTTTGTCGTCTGAAATCCTTTGCTCAGATtgatctcagtgacacaaagtgaccacacgaggcagcagagaagcagtagctcctgtgtttctgtgaactaaaatcactgattttctctctggactttggtgtgggagagtgagtggtttcctgttGGAGAACTCTGTCTGAAGGTGAAATTAGGATTTTAGTCTGGTTCTCCTCACAGAGGGCACTCACAACACAGGCAGTAACTCATAAAATTATACctaaaactatttaaatattttcctcAGAGGTAtatctttttaaatcaatagtGGAATGAATCAGTCAGCATGTTTACCGTGTCCTGGGTGTTGGTACAGGTCACAGTAAAGTGAAGTGGCTCTGATCAGTGATCACTCTCCCTCCCCCAGCCCCCATTCCAACCAACTGATTCACTTTCTGAGCATTTCTGTGGCGGCCCAGCTGTAGCCCTGACGATAGGCCTAATAAAACCAGCCTCATTTGCATACCAATAGCACGCGCCATGTGTGGTTAGCCAGCAGTGCCCCAGAAAcgcaggggaggaggaggatgaggaagactGAGCTCCACGTTGGCTTTTCTTTGTCCTCTAAATAAGCCTCAACTCTAATCCACAATTCATTTTGTGAAACTGTCCCATTTTTATTCAGCTTAATCTGTCTCAATCTGAAAATATCTGAGTGTAAACTGTAAATGTGAGAAGTTATTCTGTTTGTTTGACGCAGACGCAGCGCTGGCTCGATGTTAGGTCATCAGACCACTGAAGAGTTTGAGACAAGGTGACCGTGGGTGAACGACCTCCTGACCTCATGTCATTGTGGAGCAGGTCGAGTCAAGCTTTGTTAAAAAATACTAATGTTTCACAGTCTTCTCAAAGCTTTTTCtgcatttgttgacaaaaatCTTCtaagatgttttaaatgaacgGTTCAGATATGTAAAGTTGAAGTTGAAATAAGAACAAAACAGGAcaccactcgctctcccacaccaaagtccacaaagaaaatcagtgattttagctgcggggacacaggagctgctggtcctctgctgtctcgtgtggtcactttgtgtcactgaatgaAGGATctcaaatgccgaattgacaaaataagtcatttgaatttagtgatggaggcagcagtgaaatcactgattttcaccttggtgtgggagagtgagtggtttacaaacttcagtttcctgttggaaaagtctgtctcacagtgagctaaagacgtgaacatgttcttaacatATCATAGTCTTAAAGTGACTGAAGTGCTCTGACTTTACTTCAGCAGCTTATATTTATGCGAACTCAAAacccctgaactatccctttattaTGTCTTTCCCCTCAAAGATTAACTTGCATTTGTTTCGGAAATGCATAATCCTGTTGATCGTGGCTTAACCTCAATGAAGCACGACCTTGTCGTGAATGATGAGACAGAACAATAACAGAGTATTCAGGTCAAATTAACTAAAATATCCAACATTCCTTTTAGTCACACGTGAACCAGATGAATCCCCCAAACTTTCAAAGGCTCAACAAGTGAAGTGAGCAAAGTTAACGTCAACTCACCGAACATCCGGGTGGAGAAGAAGCTCAAACACACAATCAAGaaatacaatcaaatcaaagtggAATGGTGAGGTGAGAGCCGGGGGAGGAGCTCCTCGAGCTGTTCAGACCAAAACATTCCACAAACACTTCAAACAACACGGTGCGCAAGAGAAAGACACGATCCGGAGGAGCATCACAGACGGACCCacagactccacacacacatgctgactcACAACTCAACCACACACTCGCCATTAACTGAAACTAAGTTCCTCCACACAGAGGGGGAGACTTCCCTCAGGATTAAGGGGTTTTTAccccagagaggaggaggaggaggaggaaggctaTTGTCACAGCCAGTCGGCTTCAAGTATTCCGTAACCTCGCCTCGTCTCATTGGCTCATCAGGGTCTAATATGCTAATGAGGGGATGAAATGCCGGAcacttcttttcctctttccccCGTTGTGAGGCAGACGTGCACTTCTACCATTACTATGACAACACGGTGATCACGTGATCTCCAGTgactcagtgagtgagtgagtgagtgagtgagtgtgtgaggctTCAGGCTTTTCTTTATCGTTATCACACATGGAAACACCGACCTAAGTGTCTGAAATGACAACTTcaccacatttatttgttttctcatcaTAATATACTTTTTCATCgttatatatcaatatatatcacaatataataaaaatatatttctgtaaataaataatatgtgtatatatgttgaGTTTATACCCTGATATAGgagatatatgtggatataaagctgaaCACAGGCTGTTTCTGTGGAAAAGTTTGAGTGacaacactgtaaatacactataaATTAAACTGTACATACACTGTAAATTACACTATGCACTGTAAAtgacactgtaaatacactgtaaataacatTATAAATTACACCGtagatacactgtaaataatattattaaattacACCGCAGATACACTGTAAATTACACTATGCACTGTAAatgatactgtaaatacactgtaaataacaaattatacactgtaaataacattataaattacactgtaaattacactatgcactgtaaattacactgtaaataacattataaaatacactgtaaattacacgataaatacactgtaaattacactataaatacactgtaaaatacaatgtaaattacattatacatacactgtaaatacaatataaagtgcactgtaaattacactagaaatacactgcaaaataaaatataatctactgTTCATGAtctgaactgtccagggtgtaccccgcctatcgcccgatgtagctgagattggcacagcaccccccgcgaccctctggtggaggataaagcggttagatgatgactgactgactgatgactgTTCATGATCTGTTTTACATGTCACTTAGTGAAGTGAGTcatttgagatgtttgtgcttcaataaaaatgtgctttcatttaaaattcataTGAAGTCACATTGAGATCTCAATCTACATCCATCTGTAGCTAATCTTATAGAATCTTGACTCtatttgacaatgtttttagcattttaacactttttgaTTCATGTCTAACACTAAAACCACAGTGACAGTCTTTTTCTCACCACtttatgaacaaacaaactattaaaaacacatctatGCTGGTTATgatgatgcatttaccaccgaGCCATGAccagtcatttcaaaaacatgttacaactatttaacaaatattctgttgactctcccacaccaaagtccacagagaaaatcagtgattttagctcacagggacacaggagctgctggtcctctgctgcctcgtgtggtcactttgtgtcactgaggtcaatctgaacaaaggatttcaaacactggagacaaaataagacattagaacttagtgatggactttttctctctggactttggtgtgggagtgagtggttcacaaacttcactttcctgttggaaaagtctatctgacagtgacataaagacgtgaacatgttcttaagatattgtagacttaaacggatgtagattttattcacACATTCTTTTATGACgtggttaaaatctgtttttccttgtgtctcagTTCGTCAGCAGAAGAACATATTCTTGTACATTTTTCACCATATTCTGaacatttatggaccaaacaactaacaAATCTATGACAAAAAACAATCCAACTCTGTTGCTTTATTGTTAATGGACTTCATTTATGTCCATTAGGCTAAATAAATCCAGTCTGTGTACAGCAGaagttctcaaactttttctgttggagGGAGGAATTTCCCGGGGCCCTGCCTCTCACCAAATTGTAATAACGTgtcaagtataacatttattgaaagaaaCATCAATATCACAACAaacgtttcacttttctttcaataatttgctgtgcaaataactttttttttcttcagcaaTACAAATCACCTCAGTATTGATTCCTGAGAAAtaaattttccaaaaaaatatgaaatgtgcaattataactataacagtaaatacatttggagcagcagacagtatgagctcctctgtgattgtgtgtggtttctgtgtgaaccttgcaggaagctggctgtgctttgttatttgttttttttaaaccacataaAGTTTCCTCTTGAAAAGCTGCGGTGGCTTACCAACGGAACTTGGGTGAACGATCTCAGAGTGTCTCTTTTATTGATTAGACCTTTCTTCATTTACTACCACGTTCACTGTCAATCCAACACTGAGCTATGAGCTATTCTCCAAACCTCCTCACCAGTGCAGCTTTGGCTGTGGTACGTCACTAAAAGGAGCCCGGGTCACAGCGAGACCAAAACTTCTGCCTGCTCAACTTTAGTTAGGAAACAGAGCTCGcgccccacagtttgagaaaggCTGGTGTACAGTATCAGTGAGAGAGGCTGGAAATAACCCCGCCTGCTcgaggaggacagacagataTTTGGTTTCCTGACAAAGAGCTTCTTCATCAGACTCTCAGACAATCAGAGCAGTCATGTTTCAGGTGAGAGAGGTGAACCGTGCGCGCAGAGTTATGACCAGCACATTCCTGAGCACAGTGACATTCCTGCTGTCAAATCACAGTGTCCGCACTGAcctcacagctcacacacacacagacacacctggaAACCTCaacaacagaggaggaggaggaggaggaggaggagggacgtCAGTCCCGCAGAGACCTGCTGAGACCTGCACCTCCaacacagtctgtgtgtttgacagctCTGTCAAACATTACAGGTAACACTGAACACAAGTGGGACATGATAGCGAGATGGGACGTGATAATTAGAAGTAGAGTGATTAATCAAATATCCCTAACATTTGATTCTAATTCACTCTCTGATCACAGCTCTGTCTCAGCTGCCTGTATCTCAGCTGCCTGTAACATGCATTTTCATACATGATTAATCTGTCGGTTACATCCCTGATGAATTGTTGTTTAATTAATGACGATGttctgaagctgaagctgaaaaatcacacaagctggttttaattattaaataaaacaaccaaactaatcaattatcaaaacattagGCAATTATTTTAGTAACTGAttcatcattgcagccctagatGTGGAGAGACGTGAAAGTGTCCTTCAACTGATCAGTAAATAATCAATAACGTGTTGATTTccatcaataaaaacagatgttgaAGCCTCAAAATATCTCAAATTCTCTAAGAAATAGTAGGAGAAAACTTAATTCTCCACCTAAAAACATTCCTCATCGTTTCATTAGCAGA encodes the following:
- the shroom2a gene encoding protein Shroom2 isoform X3; amino-acid sequence: MKMVDIVAQKMPSENDVHVARSFLTKILRSSMRRNEPISRPHSWHSTKFNENQSEAAKTQSPPPPVWHNRYDASSSSADLSSGWEQTNLRRVSDQFSSLGSMDSLEHVPHPYTAGQLSPAKSNNSMEHLGGGKRDSAYSSFSTSSGTPDYTLSKSNAASTENVLYKVSQWDAGGKHGSRNSHGVAEGGKQDDKLMYFQMPGSEALQTEDPAGSRQSSSNRSNFGPVWHVPEKKKSSASPPPPPPPARRDSFAATKVHERGLVITEEPESRSSSEANAEHLRSHNLPLKNQGNHTQFGLNKQFSTSSSDVLQSQPHHPRHHSDKSTFYSPPRPTSKPQSASGYQCSTQEPPTNQRRSLSATAAEQNSDSSSHSRYYCVTTCQPTQTHPQLMSGKPEERRSFSGAESGSERKSVSPQTTSKAKYPLPQQHGKDSNGYNRHHVPTVPEISDDRGRQRGQNAQNAEIQNSSFPPTRPSENRRSLPLQPRDVPQDVRKISAHATPMLHSLSLDAAEPWEKPKGSASEESPDNKQMKRNERFATTLRNEIQMRKAKLQKSKSAAALQCAEDETEEDQDVWKSTPMSPDSSFTNIYKDHLKEAQARVLKATSFRRKDLEPVLGENSAAESLPSYPSSALGRRDVPPLPTLSELASTKSGPAAAPVTRIGGRKRFPTEKKVRSFSEPDKIHQVGVSCHENTSSSLDQQMLLSQGDNPGLSKHLSSHSHEDHASVTATGDAVKGLGSDEDAQTHKQSVLDQQRLGTFAEYEARWNPQKNPAETRASGRYRSADDILETRPEDRKSTSCVHERSRSSPSAEIYGQTFPVSSRSSEGEPAELLSSPARFSDCTDREKQAEFECLSAPPADGAAATAAENHTPTSASHSLTQPPSTPRKKPPPPRCSHISEAFTHSSSSPEGSSAFNPTHPAKADCEQGKGHGAAPHHPASSSSSSSSSSRRHSRPSSMEERRSPSPHFSPQRLSDRPPVSLQDQDANRMDHVIESPNSALKKVPIRIVHSEGVPEKENSLFLRHGDIPAADDAADDAADEVEPPGGNRLNSLAAARHDSVFCAFSRQRASVDTVLAAPTDDTHVTNNSLPPPPLTDEPATCSRRTEDQKREELLRDIMGKDKSLADVLDQSKMKTTMDLMEGIFPEGEQLLEEAQQRRKLPTKQSVSRLPEEREKEESVAAAVTMVTSSAYYSTSAPKAELLNKMKDMQETEDNSEEELDMDLSNKKQELIDSLSRKLQVLREARQSLQEDVLDNNALGDEVEVRVQQVCKPNELDKFRMFVGDLDKVVSLLLSLSGRLARVENALNSLEEDATSEERRTLTEKRKLLIRQHGDAKELKENLDRRERVVYDILASHLDVESLADYEHFVKMKSALIIEQRKLEDRVKLGEEQLKCLLDSLSIEQRLVL
- the shroom2a gene encoding protein Shroom2 isoform X1, whose amino-acid sequence is MDSDGYRNDFHYTETGSVWQHVTLEPSHAVDQRSRDADGWKLVEVFLSGGAPWGFTLRGGLEHREPLLITKVEEGSKAAAVCLQVGDELVNINEIPLSGYRQEAICLVKGSHKTLSVVVKRRNEPISRPHSWHSTKFNENQSEAAKTQSPPPPVWHNRYDASSSSADLSSGWEQTNLRRVSDQFSSLGSMDSLEHVPHPYTAGQLSPAKSNNSMEHLGGGKRDSAYSSFSTSSGTPDYTLSKSNAASTENVLYKVSQWDAGGKHGSRNSHGVAEGGKQDDKLMYFQMPGSEALQTEDPAGSRQSSSNRSNFGPVWHVPEKKKSSASPPPPPPPARRDSFAATKVHERGLVITEEPESRSSSEANAEHLRSHNLPLKNQGNHTQFGLNKQFSTSSSDVLQSQPHHPRHHSDKSTFYSPPRPTSKPQSASGYQCSTQEPPTNQRRSLSATAAEQNSDSSSHSRYYCVTTCQPTQTHPQLMSGKPEERRSFSGAESGSERKSVSPQTTSKAKYPLPQQHGKDSNGYNRHHVPTVPEISDDRGRQRGQNAQNAEIQNSSFPPTRPSENRRSLPLQPRDVPQDVRKISAHATPMLHSLSLDAAEPWEKPKGSASEESPDNKQMKRNERFATTLRNEIQMRKAKLQKSKSAAALQCAEDETEEDQDVWKSTPMSPDSSFTNIYKDHLKEAQARVLKATSFRRKDLEPVLGENSAAESLPSYPSSALGRRDVPPLPTLSELASTKSGPAAAPVTRIGGRKRFPTEKKVRSFSEPDKIHQVGVSCHENTSSSLDQQMLLSQGDNPGLSKHLSSHSHEDHASVTATGDAVKGLGSDEDAQTHKQSVLDQQRLGTFAEYEARWNPQKNPAETRASGRYRSADDILETRPEDRKSTSCVHERSRSSPSAEIYGQTFPVSSRSSEGEPAELLSSPARFSDCTDREKQAEFECLSAPPADGAAATAAENHTPTSASHSLTQPPSTPRKKPPPPRCSHISEAFTHSSSSPEGSSAFNPTHPAKADCEQGKGHGAAPHHPASSSSSSSSSSRRHSRPSSMEERRSPSPHFSPQRLSDRPPVSLQDQDANRMDHVIESPNSALKKVPIRIVHSEGVPEKENSLFLRHGDIPAADDAADDAADEVEPPGGNRLNSLAAARHDSVFCAFSRQRASVDTVLAAPTDDTHVTNNSLPPPPLTDEPATCSRRTEDQKREELLRDIMGKDKSLADVLDQSKMKTTMDLMEGIFPEGEQLLEEAQQRRKLPTKQSVSRLPEEREKEESVAAAVTMVTSSAYYSTSAPKAELLNKMKDMQETEDNSEEELDMDLSNKKQELIDSLSRKLQVLREARQSLQEDVLDNNALGDEVEVRVQQVCKPNELDKFRMFVGDLDKVVSLLLSLSGRLARVENALNSLEEDATSEERRTLTEKRKLLIRQHGDAKELKENLDRRERVVYDILASHLDVESLADYEHFVKMKSALIIEQRKLEDRVKLGEEQLKCLLDSLSIEQRLVL
- the shroom2a gene encoding protein Shroom2 isoform X2; this encodes MDSDGYRNDFHYTETGSVWQHVTLEPSHAVDQRSRDADGWKLVEVFLSGGAPWGFTLRGGLEHREPLLITKVEEGSKAAAVCLQVGDELVNINEIPLSGYRQEAICLVKGSHKTLSVVVKRRNEPISRPHSWHSTKFNENQSEAAKTQSPPPPVWHNRYDASSSSADLSSGWEQTNLRRVSDQFSSLGSMDSLEHVPHPYTAGQLSPAKSNNSMEHLGGGKRDSAYSSFSTSSGTPDYTLSKSNAASTENVLYKVSQWDAGGKHGSRNSHGVAEGGKQDDKLMYFQMPGSEALQTEDPAGSRQSSSNRSNFGPVWHVPEKKKSSASPPPPPPPARRDSFAATKVHERGLVITEEPESRSSSEANAEHLRSHNLPLKNQGNHTQFGLNKQFSTSSSDVLQSQPHHPRHHSDKSTFYSPPRPTSKPQSASGYQCSTQEPPTNQRRSLSATAAEQNSDSSSHSRYYCVTTCQPTQTHPQLMSGKPEERRSFSGAESGSERKSVSPQTTSKAKYPLPQQHGKDSNGYNRHHVPTVPEISDDRGRQRGQNAQNAEIQNSSFPPTRPSENRRSLPLQPRDVPQDVRKISAHATPMLHSLSLDAAEPWEKPKGSASEESPDNKQMKRNERFATTLRNEIQMRKAKLQKSKSAAALQCAEDETEEDQDVWKSTPMSPDSSFTNIYKDHLKEAQARVLKATSFRRKDLEPVLGENSAAESLPSYPSSALGRRDVPPLPTLSELASTKSGPAAAPVTRIGGRKRFPTEKKVRSFSEPDKIHQVGVSCHENTSSSLDQQMLLSQGDNPGLSKHLSSHSHEDHASVTATGDAVKGLGSDEDAQTHKQSVLDQQRLGTFAEYEARWNPQKNPAETRASGRYRSADDILETRPEDRKSTSCVHERSRSSPSAEIYGQTFPVSSRSSEGEPAELLSSPARFSDCTDREKQAEFECLSAPPADGAAATAAENHTPTSASHSLTQPPSTPRKKPPPPRCSHISEAFTHSSSSPEGSSAFNPTHPAKADCEQGKGHGAAPHHPASSSSSSSSSSRRHSRPSSMEERRSPSPHFSPQRLSDRPPVSLQDQDANRMDHVIESPNSALKKVPIRIVHSEGVPEKENSLFLRHGDIPAADDAADDAADEVEPPGGNRLNSLAAARHDSVFCAFSRQRASVDTVLAAPTDDTHVTNNSLPPPPLTDEPATCSRRTEDQKREELLRDIMGKDKSLADVLDQSKMKTTMDLMEGIFPEGEQLLEEAQQRRKLPTKQSVSRLPEEREKEESVAAAVTMVTSSAYYSTSAPKAELLNKMKDMQETEDNSEEELDMDLSNKKELIDSLSRKLQVLREARQSLQEDVLDNNALGDEVEVRVQQVCKPNELDKFRMFVGDLDKVVSLLLSLSGRLARVENALNSLEEDATSEERRTLTEKRKLLIRQHGDAKELKENLDRRERVVYDILASHLDVESLADYEHFVKMKSALIIEQRKLEDRVKLGEEQLKCLLDSLSIEQRLVL